gaaattagaaaaaaattatGATAAAGTAAAATACCAATTGTTTAATATTGCCTTTTCAGGATTACATTAATTGGTAAGGAAAAGTATGTCTCAGAGCCTTGATGCAATACTAAAGTGCCCACAAAACGAGGTGAAGAGCTCAACAtattttgagcctcgcttcagggattaagcgcgcctttgataacactgtaATAAAGAAGTACGGAACATAAAATATACTCCCTTCATCCCGCTTTATGTGAAGAAGTTCGGAATACGAGCATCAAAGCACCAACTTCCAATATGAATTCGgacataaatatttcaagttttttaaaataaaattgacATATGCAGGAACTAAGTAAAAGGACTAAGCAGCATAGTTAACAATTCAAACTGCTAAAAGAAATGAACCTGTTTGACTCCCTAGAAAATTATAGTATTACATAAAATgggacaaagaaagaaaaaaaggtaaaTCACCTCATACAATTGTTTCCATTTGAATGTTACATTCCTTAGCTTCATGTCTTGGACAACCTGATTTGTGCTTTTTTCACCAAACTGAATCTTGTAAAATCTCTTTCAGAGTTTATCAGTTACAGGACTAAGATCTCTTCCCTGAATTAAGCCAGATGTTGAGCACTGAATCAAACATGATGTATAATGttgaaaaaagaggaagaagctAAGCAGTTTAGTTTCTTACTTGTGATAAATTCTCTACATGCATCAACTGCTCAAGAGAACAGTGAGGCAAAATACGCTGAAGAAGATGAAACTCTGTTTCACCAACATCTCCAAGAAATCTAACATTATCTATTGCCTTCTGAACACATAAATCTACTAAAGAAGGAGCCATATGCATCATTGTCATACATCTTTGGTGTTGGATTACGTGCTTGATCCGGTCGATTTAACTGTCTTAGACCTTGGTAAATTAAGCTGATCAGCTAAAGAAAAGAAATGTAAAATCTAAATCGTAAAAATAGTATAAAAGATAACAATACATCCCCAGTGTAAATATTCTATGACACTTCCCTTAGGAACTTAAACAGCGGAAAGATACAACTGTAGCATAACCTTTAGGCTTTAAGTACTGAACAACTTTTACTATTTCTTCAATATCAAGTTTCTTGTCActattattaattacttttacATATTACAAGTCATGATTTGTATTAATTTGTGTATCATTTACACattaatttcaaaataattaagaaattatgtgtcacgacccaatctaAGGATGTGACTGACCTTAGGGAATAGGGTCCCCGAGTAAGCTAGTTACCAgaaatttcattttttaaaagaTGGACAAACTTTCCTTATTTCTAGGAATATAGAAATTTTCCAGTCTCAGCTAAATCATATAACACAACAAGCACCAATTaaaacaagtcacaactactactAATAACCATATGTTTGTAACACAATAATACAGAAAGTTTAAGGCATACCTATACATCTTATGATAATCAAAACATTCATGCAATGAACAAATGGAGTAACTTTAAGAGTTTAAAGAAAATATGATAACAAATGAGTAACGCTCTTCGCCCAGACGAACTAATGCAGGGATCACCTGTACTGAAATTTGAGGAACCAAAATTAGGGAGGTTCTCGTTGGTGTCAGGGATTCCAGGGATTAAGAGGATACCAGGGATTCCAGTTCCATATcaattcatatcatgaaataaacttcaGTAAAATGCTTGCAACGGTAGATACATTTCAAGTAACGATAAGTAATTTCACGTTACGTGAAAAATCCGTATCTAGTAACAATAAATATCTCAAGAAACGGTTTATTAAATAACATCAATATAGTTCAAAACTATTTCTaaataatataatgcaaagaaCTTTTTCCATATGCAATATTTCAAACCATATAGCAAGGGGTTAAGCTAGTCAAATCCAAGTCAATGCAATGAAAGCATAAATCATGTCAGTAGTAGAAATACAAATCATGGTAAGGTTTCATTCACTTCACTCGTGATGAAATAGCTAAGTTGTCACCACGAACAATGTGTTCCACTTCCTCAACTATCTTATATCATCACAAAACTAATCTATGTATCAACTTCATGAACTACCAACATAATCAGTTCAATTCTGTCAAATTTAGTTAGTTCCTATGTGCCCGTTGCTCGAGATAGGACATTCCCCATTCATCAATTTAGGGCTACTCATTTCTTAGGTATTACAATCTCGTCATTATTTACTAATACTAAGTCTCTCCTATCTCACAATTCCCATGAATCCTCCCAATTCAAGTAACCCTAGTTTACAAATCCTTCAATTCTAAATCCTACTTGCTAGTGTTACCTTCCACCAACACAGGTACTAAGTGTTAGGTGCTCACACTAAGTAATTCTGTTCACCAAGGTTTAGACAAATAGAAAGAAATCACTTAGAGTTTTTGTCTCAACTCGCTTCATTGACCACTATGCTATAAGTACCCCTTGGGTGCAATCCTGAAGTTTTTTACTAATGACCAAAAACAGTTTTAGAAACTCAGGTATAATGTGTCCGCCCCTCTACTCTTTTCCAGGTAAACACCAGGCTTAGTTGGCATTGCGCATGGCTCAAACATGTGATCTAAGTCACAAGACCCTCAAACTTTGCTACATTCTAAACCCTAACTTTCTCAATTCAGTCTATATCTTGGTTGAATTTTCACTCTATCCAGGTCCCAATTAAAACAATTTAATTCAAACTACCAATAATACTAACATTAAATTGAAATAAGAAGGCATTAGTACCTTATATTTTTCCTCCTCTCTCCTTCTCTCAatataaattcttattttgataGCTTCGCAGAAACGTCGggctttttttcttcttcagaaGCTTCGTTTAGAAATTCCTTATATAAATTCTTATATGTTGTTCTATTCGTGACATAGGCCGCTGTGTTAAAATTCTTTTGGATATAATCAATGTCCATTTTATTAATTAGTGGGCTTTCATCCTGCTCTGTTTTTTATGGGAAAGTTACACATTTAGATTTAGTTGTGggcaaaaaatatttatatttgttaattaatatatataaattgtatactAGTTATGCATATATTATCTAATGACTAACATGTCTTTTATTAATTAGAGATTACAATCAGTGGCTGTTTGGTTTCCTTTTTACTCTCTTTGTTCTATTTTATGTGGCTATTTATATTTCTTTATTAATCCGTTCAAAAAGAATCATTTCTTTATTACAGAAAATAGACAACTTTATTTCTTTATTACAGAAATAAAGTTTATTTCTTTATTACAGAAAATAGACAACTTTCTGTAACGACTTAACCGGTCATTTTTTCTTCTAGAatcattcccctaaataagattcCTCgaatgtgcttttactgttttaggacttgcggggatggttagttcagaAATTGGAAaggttcgagttgaaatcggaacatttggttccttagtttggctttaaaaggccaagtttaacttcggtcaacgttttgagtaaacgacctcggaattgtgatttgacggttccaataggttcgtatgataattttggacttgggcgtatattcaagtcgggttttggacaacccgggaATGTTTCGGCGCTTAACAGTGAAAGTTGACTATTTAAAGGTTTTAAggttatttaaatttggtttggagtatgttttggagtaatcgaggtccgtttggaattccgagcctgggaatagttccgtatggtaatttaagacttgcacgcaaaattggGTGTTATtctgagtagtctaagtatgattcggagaGTTCAGGGCAAtttggaaacttgaagttcatattttgattcaattcgattttggggtgcgattcttggtTTCGTTATTGATTTACGCATTACGAGAGTTCGAGCAGGTCTGTATTATATTTAtaaacttgttggtgtatttagaCGGGGTCGcaagtggctcgggtgagttttgaaacACCCGGAGCTAAGTTGAAAAAAACAGAaattccagttctggtttccttcttcgcgaacgcggaaggactcTCGCATTCAGGATGAAGGAATTTGGGATCTGGGCaattgcccttcgcgttcgcgtgaaggacgtcacgttcgcgaagcttgGGATCCTAGGCCTACGCGTATTtcacccttcgcgttcgcgaaggagtccacatgttcgcgaagggtaggccaggcaagcctttgcgttcgcgagacctctgtcgcgttcgcaaagagtatTTTAGGGCTGGTAAAAttttgccttcgcgaacgcgaggcacttaccgcgttcgcgaagaagttGTCAGCAAAGCTAGGCAGAATGTCTTAAACACGGGGCTTAGCATTTTTGTGCCAATTTTCTCCATTCTTGGgctattttggagcttcttgagaggggtgTTCACCTAGCAACttagaggtaagttaattctacctattgtgagttaaatacatagattatgagtagattataacatgtaaattgtgtaaatcaagggtttagataaaaaacttagattttgataaaaatgagattttaaccacgaaaatggttatggaatgtgATGAAAATTGTATGTTTGAGTTCTTAAGGTTATGGGTGACGATttcctatgaaaattttcggaatccagtGTCACGTCTCAAACTAGCCCCTAGATGTGACTGGCACCCAACTAACACCACCTGCCAAGCGAACCCATTTCTCTAACATTTAACCATTTACACAAATACTGAGAGAAACAAATACATGCCTAATAGCATTATTAATGATTTAGGAGGAAATGATTATCGCCCAATACCTTAGTTAATCAATAGAAAAATCAACAATCACTCAAATAATAAAACTCTACCACAAATCCCACACTAAGACCATGAAGCATCTAACAGAGTAACATGAGTTTTATTGACGGGTACGCAAAccccaaagaaaaaggaaataactaACACAAACTAAGTAAGTCTGAAAAGAAAGCCTCCACGAACAATGCGATGGCTCACCTCAGCAATAGGATCCACTCGAACAAACTCATCAGCCACTAGCTCTATCTCCCGCAATGGTATCTGCATAGAGATACaggtaaggagtgagttatacgtAATTATAACCCGGTAAGATCCTCGACCCGCCACTTTAAATACCTAtggaacaagtgttagaaaatacaatCATACTACAACACGAATGATATAGTAAATATGATAATTATACAATAACTCAATATATGCGTATCaacagacaacaacaacaacccagtaaaatcttattaatggggtctggggagggtagtgtgtacgcaggccttacccctaacccgaaggagtagagaggttgttttcgaaagaccctcgtctcaaaaaacaaaaagacaaaaggacaaaaaggagaccatattagtatcacaacaacaatcataggaaatataggaacaccatgaaatccagaagaaagatgcaaagcaaagggagacaatattagtatcaccacaacaatcataataaaaataagaacactatgaaatttaaaagaaagatgcaaagcaaaagcgatagctagtaaataggacatgcactgaaaagcaaaatagtaaggcaaaacattgtcactagctatcttagataaaaaccctacatggctagtcccacaatagtacgaagtaaggcacgactcaactatctcctaacctatagccttaatactcgacctccacatcttcctatcaagtgtcatgtcctcggaaatctggagcctcgccatatcctgcctgatcacctctccccaatacttcttaggccgccctctacctcttcttgtgCCCTCCataaccagccgctcacacctccgtaccggagcatctgggcttctcctttgaacatgtccgaaccatctaagcctctcTTCCCGCATCTtttcatcaatgggagccacgtgcatcttttcccgaatatcatcattcctaatcttatctatcatagtgtgcccgcacatccaccgcaacatcctcatttctgctactttcatcttctggttATGTGAGTttttaacgggccaacactcagccccgtATCAACAGAGTTGTTAAGAATTAACCAACAAGGATACCCACTAAGGACTTATCATAATTGCAGTGAAATAAACTTACCAACACACCTACGAGTTCACAACGTCACCACAATGCCTCAAATATGCAACAGAGCATACACAATGCTCACtgaagcatacacaatgccccaaatatatcAAGAAGCATAAACAATGGTCGGGTGATATACaaaggcatacacaatgccccgacatcatggcgcacaaccgtatcaaactcaacatcatggaGCACAttcgtatcaaactcaacatcatggcgcacaTTCGTATCAAACACATCATGGCGCACaaccgtatcaaactcaacatcatggcgcacagccgtatTAAACTCAACAGCATGGCTCACAGCCGAATCAAACTATCAAACTCAACCTCATGGCGCACAGCTGTATCAACTATAAAACaacttataaaataatatatttttttcataaaattatatatttgcggCTAGTCTAAGACCACCGATTATGCCAAGTGCACGCTTGTCCCAACACATGGACCGGGTAGAGAAAATACATATTTAAAACGGGTTTTAGAAAATGAAGTatcaaagcttaaagtctcacttacctcgCTAACATGGAAGTTCTCCAACCTTGCAATGCCTAGAACACCAACCAAAtggcctccaatggcctcaatCTGTGAAAAGCTCACACAGTGATGGCTTTACTCGCCGCCGTTAATGGTCCTGAATGTTTCGCTTCTTCTTTTGCTctgtttcttcttttttcttttttttttattacgccttatatttctttttttttttctctaatctCTATGTTACTAAAATATAGAAGCAACAAAAGAATGGGCTTAGCCTACTCCTTATTTAATAATTAGCCAAAGTTAACTATATAAGCATGGTTCAAAAGTTAGCCACTAGCCATTTAATAGTACCATATCTCATATAGTAACAAAATTTCCTTCCACAACTTAATATTTGATCCCAATATTTACAAATTAAATTAGTTCTCCAATCTCCTAATTAATAAGTGTATAAAATATTTCGGactattacattctcccccatttaaacaagcgttcgtcctcgaacgagttagaAAGCGTACCTGACGTCTCAAACAACTGGGGGTACTTGCTTTGCATGTCTGATTTGGACTCCCACATAACTTCCTCTATTGGATGGTTACGCCATAATACTTTCACTGAATCAACCTTTTTTGATCTCAATTGCCACACTTGCTGATCAAGAATAGCTATCGGACCTTCTTCATAAGTTAAGTTCTCATCAAGCTCCACATCCTCTGGTTGAATCTTATGACTATCTTCACGAACATATCGCCTAAGCATAGACACATTAAATACGGGATGGACCGCAGATAACCTCAGAGGCAAGGCAAGTTTATACGCCACCGAACCGATTCGATCTAAAATCACGTACATACCAATATACCTCGGACTTAGCTTTCCTTTGCGCCCGAATCTCATGACTCCTTTCATAGAAGACACCTTCAAAAAGACTTTTTCTCCTTTCATGAACTCCAAATCACGAACTCTCTTATCTGCATAGGTTGTTTGTCTACTTTGAGCGGTCCGAAGTCGTTCTCGTATCAATGTAACTTTCTCCAAAGCTTGTTGAACCAAATTCGGATCCAATAGTTGGGCTTCACCatgttcaaaccatccaactggtgaacGACATTTACGACCATATAGAGCTTCAAACGGCGCCATTTGTATACTCGACcgatagctgttattataagcaaactctgctaaCGGCAACTGATCGTCCCAATGACCACCAAAATCAATTGCACAagctctaagcatgtcctccaagatctaaataacccgctcggactgtccatccatctgtGGATGgaaagatgtgctcaactcaacctgagaaCCCAATGACTTCTAAAAATAATTCCAAAACTCAGTAGTAAACTGTGCACCCCGATCTGATATTATAGAAATAGGCACAGCATGAAGCCGAACTATATCACGGAGGTATATTTCTACTAGTTGTTCTGCAGTATGAGTAACTCGAACTGGTATGAAGTGTGCGAACTTTGTGAGTCTGTCCACGATCACCCATACTGAATCATATTTCTTAAAAGTacgtggcaacccaactacaaaatccatagtaatcctttcccacttccactctgggataaTCAAATTCTGCATCATCACCTATTTTTtggtgctcatatttcacctgatGACAATTTAAGCAACTAGTCACATGTTTCAGAATATCATACTTCATACATTTCCACCAGTACAATTCACGCAAGTCTTGATACATTTTAGTAGCACCTGGATGGATAGAGTAGCGGGAGTTATGAGCCTCTTCGAGAATCAACTGCTTCACATCACCTACCACGGGGATACACAATCTACCATGTCGACGTAACACACCTTCACTTTCAATAGCAAATGAATTAACGCCGCCATTTTTCACTCGATCTCGGATTTTAGCAAGATGGGAATCTTCAAATTGACGAGCCTTGACCTATCCAACCAAGGATGATTGTGCTACCAAACCCGCAAGTAATCTACCCGACAATGTATGATCAATACGCACTCCTCGATTTGCCAACGCCTGAATATCTATAACCATAAGTCGTTCTTCAGCAGTAAATCGGGCCAAGCTACCCATagactttctactcaaggcgtctgccaccacattcgccttcccgggatgatataaaatagtaAGATCATAATCATTAAGTAATTCTAACCACtgtctctgcctcagattcagatCTCTTTGCTTGAGTATGtattgcagactcttgtgatcagtgtagatTTCACACGGCTCACCATAAAGATAGTGGCACCAGATCTTAAGTGCAAATACGATCGCAACTAATTCcaagtcatgagttggataattcttttcatggttCTTTAGCTGCCGAGAAGCATAAGCTActaccttgccattctgcatcagcacacaacccaaaccgactcgagacgcatcacaataaataGTAAAACTCCTTACACTTGTAGGTAGTGTCAAAATCAGAGTTGTAGTCAACGCGGTCTTCAATTTCTGAAAACTTTCTTCACACTCATTTGACCACTGAAATGCTACACCTTTCTGAGTCAATCGAGTCAATGAAGTGGCTATCTTTGAGAAACCCTCAACAAACCTTCTATAATATCTGGCTAGGCCTAATAAGCTATGTATCTCTGTAGGAGTAGTGGGTCGAGGCCAATAtcgaactgcctctatcttttttGGATCAACTTGAATCCCATCTCGTGACACCACATGTCCCAAAAAGGAAACTGtatccaaccaaaattcacactttgagaacttggcataaagctttcGCTCCCTAAATGTCTATAGCACAACTCTCAAGTGTTGTTCATGTTCCGCCTCACTTCGAGAGTagaccaaaatgtcatcaataaatacaatcacaaaatGATCTAAGAATGGCCTATTATGAGGTCCATAAATGTTGCGGGGGTATTAGTAAGCCCGAAGGACatcataaaaaattcaaaaatgcccGTTCCTGGTCCGAAACATTGTCTTGGCTATATCCTCGGTCTTAATTCTCAGCTGATGGTaacccgatctcaagtcaatctttgaaaaatgAGTTGCACCCTGTagctagtcaaatagatcatcaatacgtgacaacggatatttattcttgatcgtcaccttattcagctgcatataatcaatacatattctcatcgtgccatctttcttttaaacaaataacacgggtgcaccccaaggagacacactgGGCCTGATCAACCCCTTATCAAGTAGCTCTTGAAGTTGAACCTTTAATTCTCTCAACTCCGCtagagccatacggtatggaggaatagagataggttgagttcctggcaccaaatcaatactgaacTCAATTTCTCTTGTCGGAGGCAGCCTGGGTAAATCTTCTGGAAATACATCAGCAAATTCTCGAACCAACCACTGGAACACTATCAATAGTAACATCCTTTAAGCGTGTATCATGAACAGTAGCAATAAAACCCAAACACCCATTATTAATCATTCGACGTGTTTTTACATGGGATATTATCTTTCCCTGAGTCAGAGGAGTTATGCCTTTCCACACTAAACATGGTTCTCCAGGAAAATCAAAACGTATAAGCTTGGAATGACAATCAACTGAAGCATAACATGACgctaaccaatccatacccataattacatcaaagtCGGACATAGGAAATATTAGTAGATCAACTATGGTGTCCCTCCCATGAATAAATATCACACAGTCTCTATAGACTCTATCCACAGATATAGTCTCCCCCACTGGGGTCACCACAATATAAGGCACATTAAGAGACTCAACTCCTCGCTCTAAGTATATGGAAAAATATGGAgatacatatgaatacgtagaacCAGGATCAATAAGAGTGTAAGCCCCATAAGAACCGATAGTGATAATACCTGTGACTACTGCATTAGATGACTCGGCATCCTATCTGGCCATATCAAAGAATCTCGGCGATCCACCCGCTCCTTGAGCAGCCTGTGTACCCTGTCGACCTTGTCCACGAGCAACCTGTGGAGCGGCTCTAGCTGGCTGAGTCTGAGTTTGTGTACCTGTAAACATTCTCTGCGGATGTGGACTAGCATGGCTAGTAGCAGAATATCCTCTAGGACAATACTTAGCAATATGTACTTTTtgaccacaagtaaaacaagccacATCTGTTCCAAAACAACGACCATCTGTTGCAAAACAAGCCCCTCGGATGTTCACTTGACTGATATGAGCCATTATCCTTCCTCTATATATGTTGTTGCCCCTATTTAGCTGGATAAGCACTCCTAGAAGACTGCACCACTGACTCTGACGGAGCAGGTCTGGACTGCCCATGATTAAAACTACTCTTGCCCTCAGATGGAGCTCCACTAAACCTGTCTGCGCTACGAGCCCTTTTGCTTTCTCGCTCGGTCATGTCCCTCTCTTGATAAGACTCATAACGGAGAGCAGTATCCACTACCTCTTTGTACAAACTACCTCGAACATCCCTAACCACAGGACCCCGATAAAGATGCTCAAGACCATCCACGAACCTCCTCACCTTCTCATTCTCATCTGCAACTAGAAAAGGTGCATAACTAGCTAAGTCAGTGAACTTAGCCTCATACTCCGTAACCGTCATACTGCCCTGGCGCAGTTGCTCGAACTGACGTCTCATGTCGTCTCGCTTGCTCAGTGGAACGAACCTATCCATAAACATAGCTGAAAACGCTGACCAAGTAATAGGTGGCAACCCAGCTCGTCTACCTCTCTGAACTGAATTCCACCATGACTCTACAGATCATGAAAATAGAAAAGTGGAAAATTCCACCCCTCGAATCTCTTTCAGCCCCAAAGTAGATAGTATCTTCTCACAATGTTGAATGAACTTCTGGGGCTCAATAGAAGCATGTGTAGCACCAAACTATGGTGGCTTAAGATCCATGAAACTCTTAAGATCCTTAGACTGCCCTGTATTTGCAACTGGCTGAACGACCTAATGAGGGGCCATCTGAGGAGCTGCAACATTCAGGTGAACTTGTGTTTGCGCCTGCGAAGTAGTCTGGGGAGCTGGAAGTTCACCCTGAGTAGGCACTAACGCCTCCAACACATTCAACAACCTCACCACTACATCTGCATGTAAGGTAATAGTAGGCACATCAACTGGGACTGGTGGTGGAGCATCATGAACCACTTGTTCTTGCACTCGATCTGGCATAGTAGCTTGAGATTGACCCGTGTTCACAACTTCAGGTTGAGGAGCGGCCTGTCTACTAGTCTAAGCTCTAGTCTGATGAGCTCCAACTTGACCACCACCTCGGGAAGTACCACGTCCAGCATAACATCTAACAGATGAGGGTGTGCGTGTCctagccatctgcgaaagaaacAATCCAAAGTCAAACTCAAGTTATCTCAACACACGATCAAGgaatgaaagaagggaaaacatCATAAATGCTTAGTAGACTCAAGATCATAAGTATGGGCGCCTACATACCCAtgagcaagactctactaaacactgCTCCATGACTCGGGACTTAAAACTTGGCTtagataccaactttgtcacgtcccaaactacACCCTAGATGTGACTGGCACCCAACTAACACCACCTGCCAGGTGAACCCCTTTCTCTAACATTTAACCATTTACACAAACACTGAGAGAAACAAATACAGGCCTAATTGCATTATTAATAATTTAGGAGGAAATGATTATCGCCCAATACCTTAGTTAATCGATAGAAAAACCAACAATCATTCAAATAATAAAACTATAGCCCAAATCCCACACTAAGACCATGAAGCATCTAACAGAGTAACATGAGTTTTATTGACGGGTACGCAAAccccaaagaaaaaggaaataactaACACGAACTAAGTAAGTCTGAAAAGAAAGCCTCCACGAACAATGCGATGGCTCACCTCAGCAATAGGATCCACTCGAACAAACTCGTCAGCCACTAGCTCTATCTCTCGCAACGATATCTGCATAGAGATGCATAtaaggagtgagttatacgtaaatataacccagtaagatCCTCGACCCGCCACTTTAAATACCTTtggaacaagtgttagaaaatacaaacacactACAACACGAATGATATAGTAAATATGATAATTATACAATAACTCAATATATGCGCATCAACAGAGTTATTAAGAATTAACCAACAAGGATACTCACTAAAGACTTATCATAATTGCAGTGAAAGAAATTTACCAACATACCTACGAGTTCACAACGGCACCACAATGCCTCAAATATGTAACAGAGCATACACAATGCTCACtgaagcatacacaatgccccaaatatatcaagaagcatacacaatgctcgggtgatgtacaaaggcatacacaatgccccaacatcatggcgcacagccgtatcgaactcaacatcatggcgcacagccgtatcaaactcaacatcatggcgcacTGCCGTATCAAACACATCATGGAACAtagccgtatcaaactcaacatcatggcgcacaACCGTATCGaactcaacatcatggcgcacagccgCATCAAACTCAACACTATGGCGCACAACCGAATCAAACTATCAATTTCAACCTCATGGCGCACAGTCGTATCAACTATAAAACaacttataaaataatattattttccataaaataatatatttacggCTAGTCTAAGACCACCGATTCTTCCAAGCGCACGTTTGTCCCATCACATGGACCGGGCagagaaaatacatttttaaaaCG
The nucleotide sequence above comes from Nicotiana tabacum cultivar K326 chromosome 12, ASM71507v2, whole genome shotgun sequence. Encoded proteins:
- the LOC142167390 gene encoding uncharacterized protein LOC142167390, coding for MLRACAIDFGGHWDDQLPLAEFAYNNSYRSSIQMAPFEALYGRKCRSPVGWFEHGEAQLLDPNLVQQALEKVTLIRERLRTAQSRQTTYADKRVRDLEFMKGEKVFLKVSSMKGVMRFGRKGKLSPRRYVREDSHKIQPEDVELDENLTYEEGPIAILDQQVWQLRSKKVDSVKIEAIGGHLVGVLGIARLENFHVSEIPLREIELVADEFVRVDPIAEVSHRIVRGGFLFRLT